One window from the genome of Glycine soja cultivar W05 chromosome 12, ASM419377v2, whole genome shotgun sequence encodes:
- the LOC114380097 gene encoding squamous cell carcinoma antigen recognized by T-cells 3 isoform X1, whose protein sequence is MEQNLNLTAEAMSDSDERMKETLALSSEAERDRDKSMSDSDSEDEAQQNLQIESLQTELVTNPSNYDAHLQYIRLLRRMGDVDKLSRAREAMSELFPLSPTMWRQWIKDELSLNTAARPEAFSRILKLYERGVFDYLSVSLWCDYINFVQEFDPMVRQFSPTGISKARDLFESALTAAGLHVAEGSKIWEAYKKYEQDILLTFDDTDEQAKEKQVQRIRSLFHRQLSVPLAGMSSTITAYKTWEMEQGSLQDVESIDLVDIYPHVAASYQKALEMYNARFHLEEQILSPNISDSERLQHYMNYLKFEQSSGMPARIQVLYERAITDFPITPDLWLDCTRNLDNTLKVGNIVSNVYSRATKNCPWVGELWVRYMLSLERGHASEKDLSEIFEKSLLCTFSTLDEYLDLFLTRVDGLRRRMASSSEEDLEYKIIRETFQRASDYLSPYLKNTEGLLHLHAYWARLETKLGKDITAARGVWENCLKLCGSMLESWTGYIAMEVELGHINEARSIYKRCYSKRFSGTGSEDICQSWLRFEREFGKLEDFDHALHKVTPRMDELKLFRMQQESKSAEESEKNTKRNAREKRKLGSDITEEQSPSKRFRDVGNPKKAPEENKYHVQNISQVTKVEGVNWKNTKIDDNPSEQQFSYEKNRGYSDQCTAFLSNLHPTANYEHIRNFFSDVGGIVAIRILHDKFTGKSRGLAYVDFLDEEHLAAAIAKNRLKLIGKKLSIARSDPKRGGRESSNPKTLTEHADATNHSSQKASGSKETDDTYKGDVKDVKFSSRKPGNDNIQLKGKNTFAVPRNVRPLGFTTNKPKAEEGDEKPKSNEEFRKIFIR, encoded by the exons ATGGAGCAAAACCTAAACCTGACCGCAGAAGCCATGTCTGATTCCGACGAGAGGATGAAGGAAACCCTAGCCCTGTCCTCAGAAGCAGAGCGTGACAGAGACAAATCCATGTCTGATTCTGattctgaggacgaagctcagCAGAACCTCCAAATCGAATCTCTACAGACCGAGCTTGTTACTAACCCCTCTAACTACGATGCTCATTTGCAA TATATACGGCTTCTGAGGAGAATGGGTGATGTTGATAAACTGTCAAGAGCCAGGGAAGCTATGAGTGAACTCTTTCCGTTGAGCCCTACAATGTGGCGTCAATGGATCAAAGATGAGCTTTCTCTCAACACTGCTGCTCG ACCCGAGGCTTTCTCTAGAATTCTGAAGCTTTACGAACGAGGGGTGTTTGATTATCTG TCTGTCTCACTTTGGTGTGACTACATTAATTTTGTACAAGAGTTTGATCCAATGGTACGCCAATTTTCACCTACTGGTATTTCTAAGGCAAGGGATCTGTTTGAGAGTGCCCTTACTGCAGCTGGTCTGCATGTTGCTGAAGGCAGTAAAATATGGGAAGCATACAAGAAATATGAGCAGGACATACTTTTAACCTTCGATGATACTGATGAACAG GCCAAAGAAAAGCAAGTTCAACGCATTCGTAGTTTATTCCACCGCCAGTTGTCTGTTCCCCTTGCTGGTATGAGTTCAACAATTACTGCCTATAAGACTTGGGAGATGGAACAAGGAAGTCTTCAAGATGTTGAATCCATTGATTTGGTTGATATTTATCCTCATGTTGCGGCTTCATACCAGAAGGCCTTGGAGATGTATAATGCTCGTTTTCATCTTGAAGAACAGATTTTGAGCCCGAATATTTCAGATTCAGAAAGATTACAACACTACATG AACTATTTGAAATTTGAGCAGTCTTCTGGAATGCCAGCCAGAATTCAAGTTCTATATGAACGAGCCATTACTGACTTTCCTATAACACCTGATCTCTGGCTGGATTGTACTCGCAATTTGGACAACACTTTGAAG GTTGGTAATATTGTCAGCAATGTTTATTCTAGGGCAACTAAGAACTGCCCTTGGGTTGGAGAACTTTGGGTTCGATATATGCTTTCGTTGGAGCGTGGTCATGCTTCGGAGAAAGACTTGTCTGAA ATCTTTGAGAAGTCCCTGCTGTGTACCTTTTCAACTCTTGACGAG tATCTTGATTTGTTTCTTACCCGGGTAGATGGCTTAAGGCGAAGAATGGCATCCAGCAGTGAAGAGGATTtggaatataaaataatacGGGAGACCTTTCAg cgTGCATCGGATTATCTGTCGCCTTACTTGAAGAATACAGAGGGTTTGCTACATTTACATGCTTATTGGGCTCGTTTAGAAACAAAACTTGGGAAAGATATAACTGCAGCTCGTGGAGTTTGGGAGAATTGTCTTAAGCTATG TGGTTCAATGTTGGAGTCATGGACTGGTTATATAGCAATGGAAGTGGAATTAGGTCACATAAATGAAGCAAGGTCCATATACAAGAGATGCTACAGTAAAAGATTTTCTGGAACTGGTTCAGAG GACATATGCCAGTCATGGTTACGCTTTGAGAGGGAATTTGGCAAGTTGGAAGATTTTGATCATGCATTACacaag GTTACCCCTCGGATGGATGAGCTGAAGTTATTTAGGATGCAGCAGGAATCCAAGTCAGCAGAGGAAAGTGAAAAGAATACTAAGAGAAATGCTCGTGAAAAGAGAAAGCTGGGATCAGATATAACTGAAGAACAGTCTCCATCAAAGCGATTTAGAGATGTTGGAAATCCAAAGAAAGCACCTGAGGAGAATAAATATCATGTGCAGAACATTTCTCAGGTGACAAAAGTGGAAGGGGTCAATTGGAAGAATACTAAAATTGATGATAATCCCAGTGAGCAACAGTTTAGCTACGAAAAGAACAGGGGATACTCTGACCAGTGCACCGCATTTTTATCAAATCTTCATCCTACG GCAAACTATGAACATATTCGTAATTTCTTCAGTGATGTTGGTGGAATTGTTGCCATCCGCATCCTACATGATAAATTCACTGGAAAATCAAGG GGACTAGCATATGTGGACTTTTTGGATGAAGAACACCTTGCTGCTGCAATAGCTAAGAACAGGCTAAAGTTAATTGGAAAGAAACTAAGTATTGCTCGATCTGACCCAAAGCGAGGCGGAAGGGAATCTTCTAATCCAAAAACATTGACAGAACATG CAGATGCCACTAATCATTCTAGTCAAAAGGCTTCCGGATCCAAAGAAACCGATGATACTTACAAGGGAGATGTAAAGGATGTGAAGTTCTCTTCTAGAAAGCCAGGAAATGATAACATCCAGCTTAAAGGGAAGAATACTTTTGCCGTGCCTAGAAATGTCAGACCACTTGGTTTTACTACAAATAAACCAAAAGCAGAAGAGGGGGATGAAAAGCCAAAATCTAATGAGGAATTCAGAAAGATATTCATTCGTTAA
- the LOC114380097 gene encoding squamous cell carcinoma antigen recognized by T-cells 3 isoform X2, translated as MEQNLNLTAEAMSDSDERMKETLALSSEAERDRDKSMSDSDSEDEAQQNLQIESLQTELVTNPSNYDAHLQYIRLLRRMGDVDKLSRAREAMSELFPLSPTMWRQWIKDELSLNTAARPEAFSRILKLYERGVFDYLSVSLWCDYINFVQEFDPMVRQFSPTGISKARDLFESALTAAGLHVAEGSKIWEAYKKYEQDILLTFDDTDEQAKEKQVQRIRSLFHRQLSVPLAGMSSTITAYKTWEMEQGSLQDVESIDLVDIYPHVAASYQKALEMYNARFHLEEQILSPNISDSERLQHYMNYLKFEQSSGMPARIQVLYERAITDFPITPDLWLDCTRNLDNTLKVGNIVSNVYSRATKNCPWVGELWVRYMLSLERGHASEKDLSEIFEKSLLCTFSTLDEYLDLFLTRVDGLRRRMASSSEEDLEYKIIRETFQRASDYLSPYLKNTEGLLHLHAYWARLETKLGKDITAARGVWENCLKLCGSMLESWTGYIAMEVELGHINEARSIYKRCYSKRFSGTGSEDICQSWLRFEREFGKLEDFDHALHKVTPRMDELKLFRMQQESKSAEESEKNTKRNAREKRKLGSDITEEQSPSKRFRDVGNPKKAPEENKYHVQNISQVTKVEGVNWKNTKIDDNPSEQQFSYEKNRGYSDQCTAFLSNLHPTANYEHIRNFFSDVGGIVAIRILHDKFTGKSRGLAYVDFLDEEHLAAAIAKNRLKLIGKKLSIARSDPKRGGRESSNPKTLTEHDATNHSSQKASGSKETDDTYKGDVKDVKFSSRKPGNDNIQLKGKNTFAVPRNVRPLGFTTNKPKAEEGDEKPKSNEEFRKIFIR; from the exons ATGGAGCAAAACCTAAACCTGACCGCAGAAGCCATGTCTGATTCCGACGAGAGGATGAAGGAAACCCTAGCCCTGTCCTCAGAAGCAGAGCGTGACAGAGACAAATCCATGTCTGATTCTGattctgaggacgaagctcagCAGAACCTCCAAATCGAATCTCTACAGACCGAGCTTGTTACTAACCCCTCTAACTACGATGCTCATTTGCAA TATATACGGCTTCTGAGGAGAATGGGTGATGTTGATAAACTGTCAAGAGCCAGGGAAGCTATGAGTGAACTCTTTCCGTTGAGCCCTACAATGTGGCGTCAATGGATCAAAGATGAGCTTTCTCTCAACACTGCTGCTCG ACCCGAGGCTTTCTCTAGAATTCTGAAGCTTTACGAACGAGGGGTGTTTGATTATCTG TCTGTCTCACTTTGGTGTGACTACATTAATTTTGTACAAGAGTTTGATCCAATGGTACGCCAATTTTCACCTACTGGTATTTCTAAGGCAAGGGATCTGTTTGAGAGTGCCCTTACTGCAGCTGGTCTGCATGTTGCTGAAGGCAGTAAAATATGGGAAGCATACAAGAAATATGAGCAGGACATACTTTTAACCTTCGATGATACTGATGAACAG GCCAAAGAAAAGCAAGTTCAACGCATTCGTAGTTTATTCCACCGCCAGTTGTCTGTTCCCCTTGCTGGTATGAGTTCAACAATTACTGCCTATAAGACTTGGGAGATGGAACAAGGAAGTCTTCAAGATGTTGAATCCATTGATTTGGTTGATATTTATCCTCATGTTGCGGCTTCATACCAGAAGGCCTTGGAGATGTATAATGCTCGTTTTCATCTTGAAGAACAGATTTTGAGCCCGAATATTTCAGATTCAGAAAGATTACAACACTACATG AACTATTTGAAATTTGAGCAGTCTTCTGGAATGCCAGCCAGAATTCAAGTTCTATATGAACGAGCCATTACTGACTTTCCTATAACACCTGATCTCTGGCTGGATTGTACTCGCAATTTGGACAACACTTTGAAG GTTGGTAATATTGTCAGCAATGTTTATTCTAGGGCAACTAAGAACTGCCCTTGGGTTGGAGAACTTTGGGTTCGATATATGCTTTCGTTGGAGCGTGGTCATGCTTCGGAGAAAGACTTGTCTGAA ATCTTTGAGAAGTCCCTGCTGTGTACCTTTTCAACTCTTGACGAG tATCTTGATTTGTTTCTTACCCGGGTAGATGGCTTAAGGCGAAGAATGGCATCCAGCAGTGAAGAGGATTtggaatataaaataatacGGGAGACCTTTCAg cgTGCATCGGATTATCTGTCGCCTTACTTGAAGAATACAGAGGGTTTGCTACATTTACATGCTTATTGGGCTCGTTTAGAAACAAAACTTGGGAAAGATATAACTGCAGCTCGTGGAGTTTGGGAGAATTGTCTTAAGCTATG TGGTTCAATGTTGGAGTCATGGACTGGTTATATAGCAATGGAAGTGGAATTAGGTCACATAAATGAAGCAAGGTCCATATACAAGAGATGCTACAGTAAAAGATTTTCTGGAACTGGTTCAGAG GACATATGCCAGTCATGGTTACGCTTTGAGAGGGAATTTGGCAAGTTGGAAGATTTTGATCATGCATTACacaag GTTACCCCTCGGATGGATGAGCTGAAGTTATTTAGGATGCAGCAGGAATCCAAGTCAGCAGAGGAAAGTGAAAAGAATACTAAGAGAAATGCTCGTGAAAAGAGAAAGCTGGGATCAGATATAACTGAAGAACAGTCTCCATCAAAGCGATTTAGAGATGTTGGAAATCCAAAGAAAGCACCTGAGGAGAATAAATATCATGTGCAGAACATTTCTCAGGTGACAAAAGTGGAAGGGGTCAATTGGAAGAATACTAAAATTGATGATAATCCCAGTGAGCAACAGTTTAGCTACGAAAAGAACAGGGGATACTCTGACCAGTGCACCGCATTTTTATCAAATCTTCATCCTACG GCAAACTATGAACATATTCGTAATTTCTTCAGTGATGTTGGTGGAATTGTTGCCATCCGCATCCTACATGATAAATTCACTGGAAAATCAAGG GGACTAGCATATGTGGACTTTTTGGATGAAGAACACCTTGCTGCTGCAATAGCTAAGAACAGGCTAAAGTTAATTGGAAAGAAACTAAGTATTGCTCGATCTGACCCAAAGCGAGGCGGAAGGGAATCTTCTAATCCAAAAACATTGACAGAACATG ATGCCACTAATCATTCTAGTCAAAAGGCTTCCGGATCCAAAGAAACCGATGATACTTACAAGGGAGATGTAAAGGATGTGAAGTTCTCTTCTAGAAAGCCAGGAAATGATAACATCCAGCTTAAAGGGAAGAATACTTTTGCCGTGCCTAGAAATGTCAGACCACTTGGTTTTACTACAAATAAACCAAAAGCAGAAGAGGGGGATGAAAAGCCAAAATCTAATGAGGAATTCAGAAAGATATTCATTCGTTAA